GCCCAGCAGCTCCAGAACGACGAGCTGGTCAACGACCCCGCGTTCGCGCAGTACCTCACCGACCCCACCGAGCTTCCCGCCGTCACGCCGGAGCTGATGGCCCAGACGGTGATCCCGCCGGAGGAAGGCCAGAGCGATGACCCTTACTCCTCCTGAAGTCCCGACCGTCCGGCTCAGGGGCCGCTACCTGGCTCCTGACAAGACTCCGCTGGCCGGCACCGTGTCGTTCGCGCCGCCGTCGGTTCTGACGCTGCCGGCCTCGGATGTCATTTCTACGACGGCCGCGAAAGTCACTCTCGACTCCATGGGCGCCTTCGAGGTCGACCTGATCCCCACCGACGTCCCTGGCATGTCGCCGTCGCGGTGGTCCTACCAGGTGACGGAGAAGCTCAAGGGCGTCCCCCCGCGGATCTTCCACATCATGCTGCCGGGCGGTACCGGCCCAGTGGACCTGGCGGACATCGCCCCCGTCTCGCCCTACGCGGGCAACTACCTGCCGGTCGCCGGCCCGCAGGGCGCCAAGGGTGACCAGGGTGAGCCCGGCGAGGTCACCAGCGAGCAGCTCGACGCACTCGAAGCCCGGGTGGCGCCGCGCCCGCAGGAGTACACCCAGACCTCCGCGCTCGCGGAGTGGACGATCCCGCACACCATGCCGTACCGGCCGGCCGTGAACGTCTACGACGTCTCGGGTCGAGAAATCGGCGGCTCCGTCGAATACCCCACCCCCACGACCGTGCTGGTCCGTTTCGCGTTCGCGGAGACCGGCTCGGCAGTACTGCACTAGGAGCGCCCGATGGCCACTACCGATTTCCGGTTCCCGGTAAAGCTCAACAAGCTGCCCGTCCAGGGCCTGGTGCCGGAAGCGTCAAGTTCCGCTCCCACGGCTCCTGTTGAGGGGCAGTTGTGGACCGACACCGTCAACCACACGGTGAAGTTCTGGAACGCCTCGGTGTGGAAGGACCCGCTGAGCCGCAGCGACCACACCGGCACGCAGCCGGCGAGCACCGTCAGTGACCTCGCCGCGGTGGTGCAGGCGTACCGGCTCGACCAGTTCGCTGCGCCGACGGCTGCCGTTTCCCTGGGCGGTCAGCGGGCTACGAACGGTGCCGATCCGACAGCGGCAACCGACCTGGTGACGAAGCAGTACGCCGACAATTTGAGGGCCGGCATCGCCGTCAAGGACCCGGTGCGGGTCGTCGCCACCTCGAACATCGACCTGTCGACCCTGCCGGCCGCCATCGACGGCGTCACCATGGCCGCGGGCAACGCGTTCCTGGCGGCGGCCCAGACGACCGGCACCCAGAACGGCATCTACACCTACCCGGGGTCCGGGCAGCCGGCCACCCGCCGAAGCGACGCCGACACTACCGGGGAAGTCCTCGACGGCACGCTGGTGGCAGTGGCCGAGGGCGCCGCGGCCGGCACCCAGTACATCCAGACGGCGACCCCGTCCGGGGCACCTGGCGCATGGACCCAGACGTGGGTGCTGTACTCCTCCGGCGGCCAGACGTACACCGCCGACGGCCAGGGCCTGGAGCTGTCGGGCACGACCTTCTCGCTGGAGCTGGCCGACGCCACCCTCTCCAAGAGCGCGGGCGGCCTGACCGTCGGCCTGGTCACCGTCGCCAAGGGCGGCACGGGCGCGACGACTGCGGCCGGTGCCCGCACGGCGCTCGGGACGGTCGGCAAGTACAGCGCGAACGTCGGCGCTCTGACCGGCGGCACGCCGCTGAACATCACGCACGGCCTGAACTCGGTGGACGTCCTGGAGCCGTCGCTGAAGGAGATCAGCAGCGGCGAACTGGTGGGGGCGAAGTTCGTGGTGGTCGACGCCAACACCGTCAGTGTCACGACCGCGGCCTCCTACGCGGCCGACACGTTCCGGATCACGGTGGTGGGCTGATGGTCGCGCGCCAGCTCGCCCCGCAGACAGTGCCCGCGACGGGCGGCAACGTCGTGTCGTCCGACAAGGTCGGCGCAGCCAACGGTGTGGCGGGCCTCGGTGCCGACGCCAAGGTTCCCGCGGCACAGATCAGCGTTCCGAAAATCACGGTCGGCGTCACCGCTCCCACAAGTCCCGCCGTCGGGGACGTGTGGATCGACACGAACTGAGGCAGCATGGCCACCCGCTTTTGGCTCACCTCCGCGGCTGCGCCCTACACCCCGGCGACCAAGCGCGGGGCGTGGACCAACGCGACGGCTACCGTGGCTGGGCTTTTGGGCCGGCAGCCGGCCGGCGCCTCGACGACTTCAGCGGTAGCGGAGACGTCTCTGTCGCAGCACAGTGTCCTGTTGGGGCGGTGGATCAGCCCGCCGGCCCGGACGGTCGGCACGCTCTCCGGCACGACGGATTTCTGCATGGGGCGCGTCGCGTCGGCGACGGCCGCCGCTTTCGTCACGCGGGTGCACATGTACGTCACGGCCGGAGACAGTGACACCGTGCGCGGCACCCTGCTCGACAACTGGCAGGGGTCGAGCAACTGGCCGACCACTGCCTCCGGTGGTGCAGCAACAGCACAGGCCATCGGTTCGGTCGCCGTCCAGACCGGAGACCGGATCGTGGTCGAGTTCGGCTACCAGGCCACGAATACGGTCGCGACGTCCTACACCGGCACCGTGTACTACGGCGCTACCGGCACCACGGATCTGGCCAACGCCGCCACGGCGGTGACCACACAGCCGGGGTGGGTCGACTTCTCCGGCGCGGACGGACTGTTCACCGCACCGGCGGCCGAGATCGTCGACAAGTTCACCACGGGAATTGGCTCACGGTTCGTGTTCTGGGGCGGCACCTTCTGGAACGAACCCTGGAAACGGGTTGGTGTTCCGGCCAACAGTGAGTACCCCGGCCTCATGGCCACGGACGTCGGCTACGAAATCACCGGCTCCTCGCACTACGCGGAAATCGTGCACATGCCCACGGGTGGCGCCTACACGAGCTTCTCCGCAATCGTCCTCGGCCCGGTCGACAACGGCACCTACGTCCGCACGAAGTACAGCGTGGCCACCGGCAACCTCACCTTCGAGAATGCGGTCGGGTATTTCGACGCCTCCCCCACCACGCTGGCGTACGATCCGGTCGCTCACCGGTGGCTCCGATTCCGCGAAACGGGCGGCACGTTCTACTGGGAAACCAGCCCGAATGCATCGACGTGGACCGTGCGCCGCAGCGTGGCCACCCCGCAGTGGCTGAAATTCGGAACACTGCGCACGAATTTCGAGGGCTACGCCGACTCCGGTGGAACCACGACCCCAGCCGAGGTCGACAACGTCAACACAGTGCCCACGACTGTGGTGAAGGTCTGGAGCGGCAGTGCCTGGGTCACCAAACCCCTCAAGGTCTGGAGCGGCAGTGCCTGGGTCACCAAACCGGTAAAGGCATGGTCCGAAACGGCCTGGTTCTAGGGATTAACTTGCCGTTAAGGCCACATGCGACGCTCGTCCTCAGATCCTTTTGCGATCGACCCATGCCATTTCTCTGAGGAGGTCATTCATGGCCCGCTATGTGCTCGTGGACGCCGACGGCATCGACATGACGATCAAGTACGGCCCGATCGAGCTGGAGGACCCGTCGCAGTACTCGGTGCCGGAGGGCAACAAGCTGCTCCTGGAGAGCACCGCCCTGGGCGAGGGCTACCGCTACGCCGAGGGCGGCGGGGCTCTCGCACCGGAGAACCCGGACGGCGATGACTCCGCCGACGACGAGGACGACGACGAGGACCGCCGCGGCCGGCGCGGGGGCGGAGACGGCGCTCGTGGACCGCAGGGTCCCCAGGGCGGCCAGGGTGCCCAGACCCAGCCTGGCGGCCAGGGCAACCCGAACCAGTAGCAGGACTGCCGGGGCCTGCCGTCTCGGGGGCGGCGGGCCCGGTCCATCCGGAAGGGAATCGACCATGACTGTCTCGCAGATCGTGGGCCTGGTGCTCATTGTGCTCCTCGTGCTGGTCATCCTGAAGATCATCGGACTCTTCTGAGCCAGCGCCCATTAACTGGTCACAAATGGCGCCAAGCATTCTGGTGGGGCGATCTACAACCGCCCATACCGGAGTGCCACTGTGCCCTTTCTTCTGAACGAAGATAAGGCCCTGAAGCAGAAGTTCCAGGGTCTGATGGTGCATGACGCCACCTCTGGTGCCGGCCGTAAAGTCACCGTGCGGTACCGCAACCCCGAGTACGAGCTTGCGGACGCCGTCTATCCCCTGGTTCTCATTTCCCACTCCCGGATTTCCCGGGCCGAGGACAGGGAGCACCGCGGGTACGTCCGCCTTCACTACGCCCCGGAAAACTTCGAGCCGTGGGCCGACATGACGGACCCCTCGCAATCGCCCTACATGGCGCAGATGCCTATCCCGCTGAACGTCGACTACCAGATCGACGCCTACGCGCGGAAAGAGACGCATCTCATCGAGATGACGGGCGCCATGTCTGGGTTCCACTTCCTTCCCGCCCGCTTCGGCTATTTGCCTATCGGCGAGGACGGGACCGTGCGCCGGCTCGATCTGCTCGGCGGCCCGGAGTACAGCGAGTCGAAGGACGAGCAGGGCAAGCGGCTTTTCATCGTCTCCTGGGTGATCCGCGTTTCCAGCGAACTCTTCCTCTCCGACATTCAGACCCTCACACCCGCGCAGCGAGTCCTTGTCAGTTGGCTCGACAAGCGCTTTTTTGATGAGGGGCACACCGTCGAGCTGGACCCCACGCAGGTGGTCACCCCCGCGGAGGCTGATACCCCATGACCACGCCCACCACATTCCCCTACCGGCGGCCCGGGGTCTACATCTCGGAGACGCTCAAGCCGCTCCCGCAGCAGGTCAGTCCCCCGGGTCTGGCAGTGGCCGCGTTCGTCGGCACCCACGACTCCGGCCCGTCCACCCCGATGAAGGTCACGAGCTGGGAGCAGTTCGTCGCGCTCTACAACGGCTTCGGGAACGGGCTGAATTACCTGCCCTTCCAGGTCTACTCGTATTTCGCGAACGGTGGGCAGACCGCGTGGATTCTGCGGGCGACGCCCACCGACTCGACCGCGTCCCGTCTGGTGGTGCAGAACCAGCCGGTGCCGCCGGCCGAGACCATCACGGCGACACCTGACGGCACCGCGCCGACGGGGTCCGGCACCGCACCGACCGGTAAGGCCACGGGCGTGCAGCTCGTCACTCCGGTGGCGCCGGTGACGGCCAACCCGGAACAAACGGCGTTCGCCATCGAGTGGACCGCGGTCACCCCGCTGTCCAGCGTGGACGCGTACGAGGTCGTCGTGACCAACCCGGACGAGGGCAGCTTCAACACGCAGATCTGGGTCGCTCAGCCGGAGACCGGCAAGCCCCAGGCCGCGTTCACCGACCTGGCGCCGGACACGACCTACGAGGTCCAGATCACGCCTTACAAGGGCGGCACGGCCGGCTCCCCGATGGACCTGCCGGCGGAGTTCACCACGGCCGCGGGCTACACCAACGTGGACGCGCTCCAGATCAGCGCCAAGGGGCGGGGTGCCTACGGCAACGGCATCTACGTCACCACGGCCCCGAGCTGGACCGCCGGCCGTTTCCACCTGTTCGTGAAGTACGGCGGCACCGGCTCCAGCGCGCTGGTGGAGACCTGGCAGGATCTGTCCCTCAACCCGGCCGACCCGCGGTACATCGTCGGCCTGGTCAACTCGGCCAACGCCGGCTCGAACTACGTGACCGTGGCCAACCTGTTGCCGCCGTCGTCCGCGACTCCGGGTACCGGCATGACGCCCGACGCGTCCTGGCTCCCCGAGTATGTGGCGGATGCTCCTCTGGCCACCGGCGCCGACGGTGTCCAGGCCGTCAACCTGGCTCAGCAGCTCAGCGACCAGTTCGCGTCCATCGCGGATGTGCTGCTGGTCAACCTCTGCGGCAACACGGGTATGACGGACCACATTCCGGCCTCCACCCAGATCAACGCGGCCATCTCCTGGGCGGAAAGCCGGCGCGGCGCCTTCCTCGTCCTCGACACACCCCGCCAGCCCTCACCGATCGACAGCGAGACCGCGGCGACGAAGTTCGTCGAGACGGTCGGCGGCTACGCGCCGGCATCCTCCTA
The DNA window shown above is from Streptomyces sp. NBC_01451 and carries:
- a CDS encoding phage tail sheath subtilisin-like domain-containing protein, with translation MTTPTTFPYRRPGVYISETLKPLPQQVSPPGLAVAAFVGTHDSGPSTPMKVTSWEQFVALYNGFGNGLNYLPFQVYSYFANGGQTAWILRATPTDSTASRLVVQNQPVPPAETITATPDGTAPTGSGTAPTGKATGVQLVTPVAPVTANPEQTAFAIEWTAVTPLSSVDAYEVVVTNPDEGSFNTQIWVAQPETGKPQAAFTDLAPDTTYEVQITPYKGGTAGSPMDLPAEFTTAAGYTNVDALQISAKGRGAYGNGIYVTTAPSWTAGRFHLFVKYGGTGSSALVETWQDLSLNPADPRYIVGLVNSANAGSNYVTVANLLPPSSATPGTGMTPDASWLPEYVADAPLATGADGVQAVNLAQQLSDQFASIADVLLVNLCGNTGMTDHIPASTQINAAISWAESRRGAFLVLDTPRQPSPIDSETAATKFVETVGGYAPASSYAAAYGPWLQVADPAGSSVSSTRVLPPAGAVMGQYAQADAAVGPNRSPAGVAYNLVGAVGVEHLFTNAQLDTLNDSGVNVLRPVPQSGYCVMGARTLKKGMPDRYISVRRMLIYLENLLEDVTRFAIFEPNGPDLWQTIAALVDQQLLTLTQAGQLQSTVPSQAYFVVCDETNNTPSTVALGEIHVTVGVALASPAEFIVIEISQYQGGVSAATDSATQTETF